A genomic region of Synechococcus sp. NOUM97013 contains the following coding sequences:
- the rdgB gene encoding RdgB/HAM1 family non-canonical purine NTP pyrophosphatase produces MSTRTLVIASGNQGKIREFEGLLSDLPLLVRPQPQGLEVEETGSTFAANARIKALAVAAATGEWALADDSGLSVDALDGAPGVHSARYAPSDPERIARLLKALGDQQDRTARFCAALCVAAPDGTVLLEVEGRCEGRITETARGDKGFGYDPIFEVNGTGRTFAEMSLKEKKSHGHRGRAFTLLEPQLRQLLKAN; encoded by the coding sequence ATGAGCACGCGCACACTGGTCATCGCCAGCGGAAACCAGGGCAAGATCCGGGAATTCGAAGGACTGCTCAGCGATCTGCCCCTGCTGGTACGACCGCAACCTCAGGGTCTGGAGGTGGAGGAAACCGGCAGCACCTTTGCCGCCAACGCCCGGATCAAGGCGCTGGCCGTTGCTGCTGCAACAGGTGAATGGGCACTGGCGGATGACTCGGGCCTCAGTGTCGATGCCCTCGATGGGGCACCTGGGGTGCATTCGGCCCGCTACGCCCCAAGCGACCCGGAACGGATTGCGCGCTTGCTGAAGGCTCTGGGAGACCAGCAGGACCGCACGGCCCGCTTCTGCGCAGCGCTGTGCGTGGCGGCTCCCGATGGCACGGTTCTGCTTGAGGTGGAAGGCCGCTGTGAAGGACGCATCACCGAAACAGCGCGTGGCGACAAGGGATTTGGCTACGACCCGATTTTCGAAGTGAACGGCACCGGCCGTACCTTCGCTGAAATGTCACTGAAGGAGAAGAAAAGTCACGGCCATCGGGGGCGAGCCTTCACATTGCTGGAACCGCAACTGCGCCAACTGCTGAAGGCGAACTGA